One genomic window of Phalacrocorax aristotelis chromosome 21, bGulAri2.1, whole genome shotgun sequence includes the following:
- the CEPT1 gene encoding choline/ethanolaminephosphotransferase 1 isoform X1, producing MILRNSCYLPNKNSEAAQSMSGHRNIKRRCGESHLESPTGCGHGPAAGCVLSKLVQLPTPPLSKHQLKRLEEHKYQSAGRSLLEPLMQGYWEWLVGRVPAWIAPNLITIVGLLINIFTTLLLVYYCPTATEQAPPWAYIACACGLFIYQSLDAIDGKQARRTNSSTPLGELFDHGCDSLSTVFVVLGTCIAVQLGTNPDWMFFCCFAGTFMFYCAHWQTYVSGTLRFGIIDVTEVQIFIIIMHLLAVIGGPPFWQSLIPILNIQVKIFPALCTVAGTIFSCTNYFGVIFTGGVGKNGSTIAGTSVLSPFLHIGSVIALAAMIYKKSAVQLFERHPCLYILTFGFVSAKITNKLVVAHMTKSEMHLHDTAFIGPALLFLDQYFNSFIDEYIVLWIALIFSLFDLLRYCVSVCNQIAAHLHIHVFRIKSSTHSNHH from the exons ATGATTCTCCGTAACAGCTGCTACCTGccaaataaaaattctgaagcTGCCCAATCCATGAGTGGGCATCGAAACATAAAGAGGCGATGTGGGGAGTCGCACCTGGAATCCCCCACGGGCTGTGGTCACGGTCCTGCCGCTGGATGCGTGTTAAGCAAGCTAGTTCAGTTGCCTACACCCCCCTTGTCAAAGCACCAGCTGAAACGGTTAGAAGAACACAAATATCAGAGTGCCGGACGATCCCTGCTTGAACCCCTAATGCAAGGATACTGGGAGTGGTTGGTTGGAAGAGTTCCAGCCTGGATTGCCCCGAATCTGATCACCATCGTTGGActgttaataaatatatttacaactCTGCTATTAGTATATTACTGCCCAACAGCTACAGAACAG GCACCTCCCTGGGCATACATTGCTTGTGCATGTGGCCTTTTCATCTACCAGTCTCTGGATGCTATAGATGGCAAACAAGCAAGAAGGACAAATAGCAGTACTCCGTTAGGAGAACTTTTTGATCATGGCTGTGATTCACTTTCTACAG tcttTGTGGTTTTGGGAACTTGTATTGCTGTGCAGCTGGGAACGAACCCTGACTGGatgttcttttgttgttttgctggAACGTTCATGTTTTACTGCGCACATTGGCAGACATACGTCTCTGGAACGTTGCGCTTTGGCAT AATTGATGTGACTGAAGTGCAAATCTTCATAATAATCATGCATTTACTGGCAGTGATTGGAGGACCACCTTTTTGGCAATCTCTG ATTCCAATACTGAATATTCAGGTGAAAATATTCCCAGCTCTCTGTACTGTCGCAGGAACCATATTCTCCTGTACAAACTACTTTGGTGTAATCTTCACAGGTGGAGTTGGCAAAAATGGATCCACTATAGCA GGAACGAGTGTCCTTTCACCTTTTCTTCATATTGGGTCAGTGATTGCATTAGCTGCGATGATCTACAAGAAATCTGCTGTGCAGCTCTTTGAGAGGCATCCCTGCTTATATATACttacttttggttttgtatcTGCTAAGATAACAAATAAACTAGTG gttGCACACATGACCAAAAGCGAAATGCACCTGCACGACACAGCATTCATAGGCCCAGCACTATTGTTTCTGGACCAGTATTTTAACAGCTTTATTGATGAGTATATTGTACTCTGGATTGCCCTG atcttttctctctttgattTGCTGCGATACTGTGTCAGTGTGTGCAATCAGATTGCTGCCCATCTGCACATCCACGTATTCCGAATCAAGTCCTCCACGCATTCTAATCACCATTAG
- the CEPT1 gene encoding choline/ethanolaminephosphotransferase 1 isoform X3 has product MGLSALRGRVWGSWGRGALWRRRWFPEMGPGPTLGLGVPARPGCGWAPGAASAGGEAAGRAQRCPCTPCPPGVFAGQWPGPGESPAEAGQCGVVCFGGRGRLWLLSLFGGSGPSGREESDLMILRNSCYLPNKNSEAAQSMSGHRNIKRRCGESHLESPTGCGHGPAAGCVLSKLVQLPTPPLSKHQLKRLEEHKYQSAGRSLLEPLMQGYWEWLVGRVPAWIAPNLITIVGLLINIFTTLLLVYYCPTATEQAPPWAYIACACGLFIYQSLDAIDGKQARRTNSSTPLGELFDHGCDSLSTVFVVLGTCIAVQLGTNPDWMFFCCFAGTFMFYCAHWQTYVSGTLRFGIFDVTESMLCTIAIQLLTGTLGPWFWNYTM; this is encoded by the exons ATGGGTCTTTCGGCTCTCCGCGGGCGGGtgtgggggtcctgggggagaGGGGCGCTGTGGCGGCGGCGGTGGTTCCCTGAGATGGGGCCTGGGCCTACGCTGGGGCTGGGTGTTCCCGCTCGGCCTGGGTGCGGGTGGGCCCCGGGGGCTGCGTCCGCTGGGGGTGAGGCGGCTGGTCGGGCCCAGAGGTGCCCTTGTACCCCCTGCCCTCCCGGGGTGTTTGCCGGCCAGTGGCCAGGCCCGGGTGAAAGTCCTGCGGAAGCCGGGCAGTGCGGGGTTGTTTGCTTTGGAGGACGAGGCCGTCTTTGGTTGTTGTCTCTCTTCGGGGGGAGCGGCCCttcaggaagagaggaaagt GATCTTATGATTCTCCGTAACAGCTGCTACCTGccaaataaaaattctgaagcTGCCCAATCCATGAGTGGGCATCGAAACATAAAGAGGCGATGTGGGGAGTCGCACCTGGAATCCCCCACGGGCTGTGGTCACGGTCCTGCCGCTGGATGCGTGTTAAGCAAGCTAGTTCAGTTGCCTACACCCCCCTTGTCAAAGCACCAGCTGAAACGGTTAGAAGAACACAAATATCAGAGTGCCGGACGATCCCTGCTTGAACCCCTAATGCAAGGATACTGGGAGTGGTTGGTTGGAAGAGTTCCAGCCTGGATTGCCCCGAATCTGATCACCATCGTTGGActgttaataaatatatttacaactCTGCTATTAGTATATTACTGCCCAACAGCTACAGAACAG GCACCTCCCTGGGCATACATTGCTTGTGCATGTGGCCTTTTCATCTACCAGTCTCTGGATGCTATAGATGGCAAACAAGCAAGAAGGACAAATAGCAGTACTCCGTTAGGAGAACTTTTTGATCATGGCTGTGATTCACTTTCTACAG tcttTGTGGTTTTGGGAACTTGTATTGCTGTGCAGCTGGGAACGAACCCTGACTGGatgttcttttgttgttttgctggAACGTTCATGTTTTACTGCGCACATTGGCAGACATACGTCTCTGGAACGTTGCGCTTTGGCAT ATTTGATGTTACGGAGTCTATGCTCTGTACGATAGCTATCCAGCTCCTCACAGGCACTCTGGGGCCCTGGTTCTGGAACTACACG ATGTGA
- the CEPT1 gene encoding choline/ethanolaminephosphotransferase 1 isoform X2: MILRNSCYLPNKNSEAAQSMSGHRNIKRRCGESHLESPTGCGHGPAAGCVLSKLVQLPTPPLSKHQLKRLEEHKYQSAGRSLLEPLMQGYWEWLVGRVPAWIAPNLITIVGLLINIFTTLLLVYYCPTATEQAPPWAYIACACGLFIYQSLDAIDGKQARRTNSSTPLGELFDHGCDSLSTVFVVLGTCIAVQLGTNPDWMFFCCFAGTFMFYCAHWQTYVSGTLRFGIFDVTESMLCTIAIQLLTGTLGPWFWNYTIPILNIQVKIFPALCTVAGTIFSCTNYFGVIFTGGVGKNGSTIAGTSVLSPFLHIGSVIALAAMIYKKSAVQLFERHPCLYILTFGFVSAKITNKLVVAHMTKSEMHLHDTAFIGPALLFLDQYFNSFIDEYIVLWIALIFSLFDLLRYCVSVCNQIAAHLHIHVFRIKSSTHSNHH; encoded by the exons ATGATTCTCCGTAACAGCTGCTACCTGccaaataaaaattctgaagcTGCCCAATCCATGAGTGGGCATCGAAACATAAAGAGGCGATGTGGGGAGTCGCACCTGGAATCCCCCACGGGCTGTGGTCACGGTCCTGCCGCTGGATGCGTGTTAAGCAAGCTAGTTCAGTTGCCTACACCCCCCTTGTCAAAGCACCAGCTGAAACGGTTAGAAGAACACAAATATCAGAGTGCCGGACGATCCCTGCTTGAACCCCTAATGCAAGGATACTGGGAGTGGTTGGTTGGAAGAGTTCCAGCCTGGATTGCCCCGAATCTGATCACCATCGTTGGActgttaataaatatatttacaactCTGCTATTAGTATATTACTGCCCAACAGCTACAGAACAG GCACCTCCCTGGGCATACATTGCTTGTGCATGTGGCCTTTTCATCTACCAGTCTCTGGATGCTATAGATGGCAAACAAGCAAGAAGGACAAATAGCAGTACTCCGTTAGGAGAACTTTTTGATCATGGCTGTGATTCACTTTCTACAG tcttTGTGGTTTTGGGAACTTGTATTGCTGTGCAGCTGGGAACGAACCCTGACTGGatgttcttttgttgttttgctggAACGTTCATGTTTTACTGCGCACATTGGCAGACATACGTCTCTGGAACGTTGCGCTTTGGCAT ATTTGATGTTACGGAGTCTATGCTCTGTACGATAGCTATCCAGCTCCTCACAGGCACTCTGGGGCCCTGGTTCTGGAACTACACG ATTCCAATACTGAATATTCAGGTGAAAATATTCCCAGCTCTCTGTACTGTCGCAGGAACCATATTCTCCTGTACAAACTACTTTGGTGTAATCTTCACAGGTGGAGTTGGCAAAAATGGATCCACTATAGCA GGAACGAGTGTCCTTTCACCTTTTCTTCATATTGGGTCAGTGATTGCATTAGCTGCGATGATCTACAAGAAATCTGCTGTGCAGCTCTTTGAGAGGCATCCCTGCTTATATATACttacttttggttttgtatcTGCTAAGATAACAAATAAACTAGTG gttGCACACATGACCAAAAGCGAAATGCACCTGCACGACACAGCATTCATAGGCCCAGCACTATTGTTTCTGGACCAGTATTTTAACAGCTTTATTGATGAGTATATTGTACTCTGGATTGCCCTG atcttttctctctttgattTGCTGCGATACTGTGTCAGTGTGTGCAATCAGATTGCTGCCCATCTGCACATCCACGTATTCCGAATCAAGTCCTCCACGCATTCTAATCACCATTAG